In the genome of Pseudarthrobacter sp. IC2-21, one region contains:
- a CDS encoding methyltransferase domain-containing protein, with product MSAQQPEDDDVYTHGHHESVVRAHASRTAENSAAFVIPHLTPGASVLDVGCGPGSITCDFAVLVAPGKVTGLDRSPDIIAQATALAAERGVANAEFVTGNIYDLDFEDETFDVVHAHQVLQHLTDPVEALREMRRVAKPGGIVAVRDADFHGMSWYPPLPELDEWMDLYQQIARRNGAEPDAGRRLVSWAQSAGFTDVAPTSSNWLYATSQQRRWQARVWGERVLHSAFADQALEYGFANEADLARISAGWHRWGSTDDGWFLIPNGEVIARA from the coding sequence ATGAGTGCGCAGCAGCCCGAAGACGACGATGTGTACACGCACGGCCACCACGAGTCCGTGGTCCGCGCCCATGCTTCCAGGACCGCGGAAAATTCAGCGGCCTTTGTGATTCCGCACCTCACTCCGGGGGCCTCCGTGCTCGACGTCGGCTGCGGGCCCGGAAGCATCACGTGCGATTTCGCGGTGCTGGTGGCGCCCGGGAAGGTCACCGGGCTTGACCGGTCGCCGGACATCATTGCCCAGGCCACGGCGCTCGCCGCTGAACGCGGCGTGGCCAACGCCGAGTTCGTCACCGGCAACATCTATGACCTCGACTTCGAGGACGAGACGTTCGACGTCGTCCACGCCCACCAGGTCCTGCAGCACCTGACCGATCCGGTGGAAGCGCTGCGGGAGATGCGCCGGGTGGCCAAGCCCGGCGGGATTGTGGCCGTACGGGACGCGGACTTCCATGGCATGAGCTGGTACCCGCCGCTGCCGGAACTGGACGAGTGGATGGACCTTTACCAGCAGATCGCCCGCCGCAACGGGGCCGAACCCGACGCCGGCCGCCGCCTGGTTTCCTGGGCCCAGTCCGCGGGCTTCACCGACGTGGCGCCCACCAGCAGCAACTGGCTCTACGCCACCAGCCAGCAGCGGAGATGGCAGGCGCGGGTGTGGGGTGAACGGGTGCTGCATTCGGCCTTCGCGGACCAGGCGCTGGAGTACGGCTTCGCCAACGAAGCGGACCTGGCCCGGATCTCCGCGGGCTGGCACCGCTGGGGATCCACCGACGACGGCTGGTTCCTCATTCCCAACGGAGAGGTCATCGCCCGGGCGTAG
- a CDS encoding LysE family transporter, translating into MQFSLWLALAGAGVLISFTPGAGAINTMSNSLTSGFRRSIWGILGQQAALVIHVIIVALGVGVLVASSPVAFNVIRYAGAAYLVYLGIRQFLSKPDLDREQAAVLRNEPAWSMFRRGLWVNLLNPKAIVFFLAFMPQFIRPERPLLPQYAVLTTTVVAIDILVMWFFFALAAKSFQRFTHDAHGQTVLSRIFGVLFVAVGVLLAVIH; encoded by the coding sequence GTGCAATTCTCCCTGTGGCTCGCGCTCGCCGGCGCGGGCGTCCTGATCAGTTTTACTCCGGGTGCCGGCGCCATCAACACCATGAGCAACTCCCTGACCTCGGGATTCCGCCGCTCCATCTGGGGGATCCTGGGCCAGCAGGCGGCCCTGGTGATCCACGTGATCATCGTGGCTCTCGGCGTGGGCGTGCTGGTGGCCAGTTCGCCGGTGGCCTTCAACGTGATCCGTTACGCGGGCGCCGCCTACCTTGTCTACCTCGGTATCCGCCAGTTCCTGAGCAAGCCGGACCTGGACCGGGAACAGGCTGCCGTCCTCCGAAACGAGCCGGCCTGGTCCATGTTTCGGCGCGGCCTGTGGGTTAACCTCCTCAACCCCAAGGCCATCGTCTTCTTCCTCGCCTTCATGCCGCAGTTCATCCGGCCGGAACGGCCGCTCCTGCCGCAGTACGCCGTCCTCACCACCACCGTGGTGGCGATCGACATCCTGGTGATGTGGTTCTTCTTCGCTTTAGCCGCCAAGTCCTTCCAGCGGTTCACCCACGATGCCCACGGGCAGACGGTCCTGAGCCGTATTTTCGGTGTCCTCTTCGTCGCCGTGGGTGTCCTCCTCGCCGTGATCCACTAG
- the pabB gene encoding aminodeoxychorismate synthase component I, protein MTPAPVIIAIDGRSGAGKTTLAIELAAQLRNHHKVALFHLEDIYPGWNGLATGIERYVSTVLTPLSRGEAATWTSWDWANHYDGDTRVTLPAEIVIIEGVGAAAAEARPLLSAVIWADSPEDVRRTRALERDGGTYEPFWEQWAAQEADWLATDDVPAQADIRVLNQADGSAPEDVLQALAYLPVLGPVMVPERAGRRGLRLRAERLAARPDTAALFASLYGTSARAAWLDSSNAPAGPAPEQSPATERSRFSILADDSGTYGQSVTHRSGETVVTAGSATVRVPGPFFRWLDTVWGRRAVRTPDDYPGDFALGWLGCLGYELKRETGGSDLVSPTPDAALIFAGRAVVVDHVEGTAWLLALEAPDADTWLAAARSAVNATALNAAALNATAPDATAAFTSRDTEASYKQKIAAAQDEIHEGNSYEVCLTTTLTARLPAAAAAPWPTYLALRRRNPAPFASYLRFTGLTVASTSPERFLRITSDGGMRAEPIKGTRRRGADPEQDRQLREDLVSSLKDRAENIMIVDLLRNDLSHFAEPGSVTVSRLCEIESYATVHQMVSTIDARLTPGAPRAEAVAACFPAGSMTGAPKISTMAILDRLEDGPRGLYSGAIGYFSLNGATDLAVAIRTLVIATGDGNQDSMGDGNQEAPTAELTLGVGGAITADSVPNEEYDEIRVKAHGVLSALGAEFPAG, encoded by the coding sequence ATGACCCCCGCACCTGTGATCATCGCCATTGACGGGCGATCCGGCGCAGGCAAAACCACCCTGGCCATCGAGCTCGCCGCGCAGCTGCGGAACCACCACAAGGTGGCCCTGTTCCATCTCGAGGACATCTACCCCGGCTGGAACGGCCTGGCAACGGGCATTGAACGCTACGTGTCCACCGTCCTCACCCCCCTGAGCCGCGGGGAAGCAGCCACCTGGACCAGCTGGGACTGGGCAAATCATTACGACGGCGACACCCGGGTCACGCTGCCGGCCGAGATCGTGATCATCGAGGGTGTGGGCGCCGCCGCCGCGGAAGCCCGGCCCCTGCTCAGCGCCGTCATCTGGGCCGACTCACCGGAGGACGTCCGCCGGACACGGGCACTGGAACGCGATGGCGGCACCTATGAGCCGTTCTGGGAGCAGTGGGCGGCGCAGGAAGCTGATTGGCTGGCGACGGATGACGTCCCCGCGCAGGCCGATATCCGCGTGCTCAACCAGGCAGACGGCTCGGCCCCGGAAGACGTCCTGCAGGCCCTCGCCTACCTCCCCGTGCTGGGGCCGGTGATGGTGCCGGAACGTGCCGGCCGCCGCGGGCTCCGGCTCCGGGCAGAGCGCCTGGCCGCCCGCCCGGACACCGCTGCCCTCTTCGCGTCCCTCTACGGCACATCCGCGCGTGCCGCGTGGCTGGACTCCTCGAATGCGCCCGCCGGCCCCGCCCCGGAGCAGTCGCCGGCCACCGAACGCAGCCGCTTCAGCATCCTTGCCGACGACTCCGGAACGTACGGCCAGTCGGTCACGCACCGCTCCGGCGAAACTGTGGTGACTGCCGGATCGGCAACAGTCCGCGTGCCGGGGCCGTTCTTCCGCTGGCTTGATACCGTCTGGGGACGCAGGGCCGTCCGCACCCCCGATGACTATCCCGGGGATTTCGCCCTGGGCTGGCTGGGCTGCCTGGGTTATGAGCTCAAACGCGAAACGGGCGGCTCGGACCTGGTGTCACCAACCCCCGACGCGGCGCTCATTTTTGCGGGCCGTGCGGTGGTGGTGGACCATGTCGAGGGAACAGCGTGGCTGCTGGCGCTGGAGGCACCTGACGCGGACACGTGGCTGGCCGCCGCACGGAGCGCCGTCAACGCAACGGCCCTCAACGCAGCGGCCCTCAACGCAACGGCTCCCGACGCAACGGCAGCGTTTACGAGCCGCGACACCGAGGCGTCCTATAAGCAGAAAATCGCAGCGGCCCAGGATGAAATCCATGAGGGGAACTCTTACGAAGTCTGCCTCACCACAACCCTCACGGCGCGGCTGCCTGCCGCGGCGGCGGCCCCGTGGCCCACTTATCTGGCCCTGCGGCGGAGGAACCCGGCACCCTTCGCGAGCTATCTGCGGTTTACCGGGCTGACCGTCGCAAGCACCTCACCGGAACGCTTCCTGCGCATCACGTCCGACGGCGGCATGCGCGCCGAGCCCATTAAGGGCACCCGCCGCCGGGGTGCCGATCCGGAGCAGGACCGGCAGCTGCGCGAGGACCTGGTTTCTTCGCTCAAGGACCGTGCGGAGAACATCATGATCGTGGACCTGCTGCGGAACGACCTCAGCCACTTCGCAGAGCCCGGGTCCGTAACGGTCAGCAGGCTGTGCGAGATCGAAAGCTATGCCACGGTCCACCAAATGGTGAGCACCATCGACGCGCGGTTGACGCCCGGCGCACCGCGGGCGGAGGCCGTGGCCGCCTGCTTCCCGGCCGGGTCCATGACCGGTGCCCCAAAAATCAGCACCATGGCTATCCTGGACCGGCTGGAGGACGGCCCCCGGGGCCTGTACTCGGGCGCGATCGGCTACTTTTCGCTGAACGGTGCCACGGACCTGGCTGTGGCAATCAGGACGCTGGTCATCGCTACGGGGGACGGCAACCAGGACTCTATGGGGGACGGCAACCAGGAAGCGCCGACGGCGGAACTGACTCTCGGCGTCGGCGGTGCCATCACTGCCGACTCGGTACCGAACGAGGAGTACGACGAGATTCGGGTAAAGGCGCACGGTGTGCTTTCCGCTCTGGGTGCGGAATTCCCGGCCGGCTAG
- the cls gene encoding cardiolipin synthase, translating to MWPISLAGTAPTWIVVLLSIADLVIRVLAIGIIPGNRRPTTAMAWLLGIFFVPFVGLALFLLFGNFRLSSRRRAQQEIVNTRVRAGISALADVESDYPGPDWVKSAGELNRRLGSLPMVDGNSVDLIPGYPDSILAMTEAVRGARKFVNAEFYIMSTDHVTNDLLTAMEEAAERGVEVRVLFDHIGTLRVRGYRNLLNRLKASKIQWRRMLPLLPTQGQWRRPDLRNHRKIMVVDGEIAFTGSQNLIEPSYNNPKHRKAGREWVELMARLRGPIVTTLNVVFATDWLSETDENLEHQLQLPANPEPGTVTAQVVPSGPGFITENNLRLFNTLIYSAQQRISICSPYFVPDDSLLYAITTAAQRGVDVELFVSEKGDQFLVHHAQRSYYEALLEAGVRIYLYKAPFVLHAKHFTIDDEVAVLGSSNMDMRSFSLNLEVSVMLLGADIVESMRAVENTYRDISTELKLDEWRQRPLAARYIDNVARLTATVQ from the coding sequence TTGTGGCCGATTTCGCTTGCCGGTACTGCGCCGACGTGGATTGTGGTGCTTCTGAGCATCGCGGATCTGGTGATCAGGGTGCTGGCCATCGGCATCATTCCCGGCAACCGCCGCCCCACCACAGCCATGGCCTGGCTGCTGGGGATCTTCTTTGTCCCGTTCGTGGGCCTGGCCCTGTTCCTGCTTTTCGGGAATTTCAGGCTTTCCAGCCGGCGCCGGGCGCAGCAGGAGATCGTCAACACCCGGGTGCGTGCCGGCATCTCGGCGCTGGCCGACGTCGAAAGCGACTACCCCGGCCCGGATTGGGTGAAATCCGCCGGGGAGTTGAACCGCCGGCTGGGGTCCCTGCCGATGGTGGACGGCAACTCCGTGGACCTTATTCCGGGTTACCCGGACTCGATCCTGGCCATGACGGAAGCGGTCCGCGGTGCCCGGAAGTTCGTCAACGCCGAGTTCTACATCATGAGCACGGACCACGTCACCAACGACCTCCTGACCGCCATGGAAGAGGCAGCGGAGCGCGGGGTTGAAGTCCGGGTGCTGTTCGACCACATCGGCACCCTGCGGGTCAGGGGCTACCGCAACCTCCTCAACCGCCTCAAGGCCAGCAAGATCCAATGGCGGCGCATGCTCCCGCTGCTGCCCACGCAAGGCCAGTGGCGCCGCCCGGACCTGCGGAACCACCGCAAGATCATGGTGGTGGACGGAGAGATCGCCTTCACCGGCTCGCAGAACCTGATTGAACCGTCCTACAACAACCCCAAGCACCGTAAAGCCGGCCGCGAATGGGTGGAACTGATGGCACGCCTGCGCGGGCCCATCGTCACCACGCTGAACGTCGTGTTTGCCACGGACTGGCTCAGCGAGACCGACGAGAACCTTGAACACCAGCTGCAGCTCCCGGCCAACCCGGAGCCGGGCACCGTCACGGCCCAGGTGGTGCCCAGCGGGCCCGGGTTCATCACGGAAAACAACCTCCGCCTCTTCAACACCCTGATCTACTCCGCGCAGCAGCGGATTTCGATCTGCAGCCCGTACTTCGTCCCCGACGACTCGCTCCTCTACGCCATCACCACTGCGGCCCAGCGGGGCGTGGACGTGGAGCTGTTCGTTTCGGAAAAGGGCGATCAGTTCCTGGTCCACCATGCCCAGCGCTCCTACTACGAGGCGCTGCTGGAAGCCGGGGTGAGGATTTACCTCTACAAGGCACCGTTTGTGCTGCACGCCAAGCACTTCACCATCGACGACGAAGTGGCCGTCCTGGGTTCCAGCAACATGGACATGCGGTCCTTCTCGTTGAACCTGGAAGTCTCCGTGATGCTGCTCGGAGCGGACATCGTGGAGAGCATGCGGGCGGTGGAAAACACCTACCGGGACATTTCAACCGAGCTCAAACTCGATGAGTGGCGTCAGCGGCCCCTTGCTGCCCGCTACATCGATAACGTGGCCAGGCTGACGGCCACAGTCCAGTAG
- a CDS encoding aminodeoxychorismate lyase: protein MTSPAPVVLVFLDPARPEGRLADASQPQLMATDQGATRGDGVFESMLAVGGNVRKLQAHLNRLGASAETLDLVIPAQEQWRAAITTGVAEYRSQHPAPSPAEDELVVKLVATRGPEGADSPTCWVQVSPVGALGRRQREAGIDVILLDRGYDSDVAERAPWLLLGAKTLSYAVNMAALRHAHKQGADDVIFLSADGRVLEGPTSTVLLAHVETADDGAGATRTVRRLITPQLDTGILPGTSQNALFRAAKAAGWELGYGPLEPQDLLDADAVWLISSIRLLAPVNHIDGQEIGTPALQKQLTAELNALYAGIQ from the coding sequence ATGACCTCTCCCGCGCCCGTGGTGCTTGTTTTCCTTGACCCTGCCCGCCCGGAAGGCCGCCTGGCCGACGCCTCGCAGCCCCAGCTGATGGCGACGGACCAGGGGGCAACCCGCGGGGACGGCGTGTTCGAATCCATGCTCGCCGTGGGCGGGAACGTCCGGAAGCTGCAGGCCCACCTGAACCGGCTTGGCGCTTCCGCCGAAACCCTGGACCTGGTCATCCCCGCACAGGAGCAGTGGCGCGCGGCCATCACCACAGGCGTGGCTGAATACCGCTCCCAGCACCCGGCGCCTTCACCGGCCGAGGACGAACTGGTGGTCAAACTGGTGGCAACCCGCGGCCCGGAAGGTGCTGACTCGCCCACATGCTGGGTCCAGGTATCCCCCGTGGGTGCGCTGGGACGCCGGCAGCGCGAGGCCGGCATCGATGTGATCCTCCTGGACCGCGGGTACGACAGTGACGTTGCCGAGCGCGCCCCCTGGCTGCTGCTGGGCGCCAAGACCCTGTCCTACGCGGTGAACATGGCTGCGCTGCGGCACGCACACAAACAGGGCGCCGACGACGTCATTTTCCTTTCCGCCGACGGCCGGGTCCTGGAGGGCCCCACGTCCACGGTCCTGCTGGCGCATGTGGAAACAGCCGACGACGGCGCGGGCGCCACCCGCACCGTGCGGCGGCTCATCACGCCGCAGCTGGACACCGGCATCCTCCCCGGCACGTCCCAGAATGCGCTTTTCCGGGCTGCGAAGGCCGCAGGCTGGGAACTGGGCTACGGCCCGCTGGAGCCGCAGGACCTCCTGGACGCGGACGCCGTGTGGCTGATTTCCAGCATCCGCCTGCTGGCACCCGTGAACCACATCGACGGCCAGGAAATCGGCACGCCGGCACTCCAGAAACAGCTGACGGCCGAACTCAACGCCCTCTACGCAGGAATTCAGTAA
- a CDS encoding NUDIX domain-containing protein, with protein MTVRSAGILLYRDGGAEGLEVWIGHMGGPFWAGKKVHSWSLPKGEYQDDEDPLVAARREFTEEIGTPPPDADYVLLGEFRQPSGKRITVFTAAADFQPAEIVSNTFPLEWPRGSGTIQDFPEIDDARWVSEADARSKLVKGQLPILDALVKDLLERQDHP; from the coding sequence GTGACGGTGCGCAGCGCGGGCATCCTGCTTTACCGGGACGGCGGGGCGGAAGGGCTCGAAGTCTGGATCGGGCACATGGGCGGCCCGTTCTGGGCGGGCAAAAAGGTGCACTCCTGGTCCCTTCCCAAGGGTGAATACCAGGATGACGAGGACCCCCTGGTGGCGGCCCGGCGCGAGTTCACCGAGGAAATCGGCACCCCGCCACCCGACGCTGATTACGTCCTGCTCGGCGAATTCCGCCAGCCATCAGGGAAGCGCATCACGGTATTCACCGCGGCGGCGGACTTCCAGCCCGCCGAAATTGTGAGTAACACGTTCCCCCTCGAATGGCCGAGGGGTTCCGGGACCATCCAGGACTTTCCCGAGATCGACGACGCCCGCTGGGTTTCCGAGGCCGATGCGCGCAGCAAGCTCGTCAAGGGTCAGCTCCCGATCCTTGATGCCCTCGTCAAAGACCTGTTGGAACGGCAGGATCATCCGTAA
- a CDS encoding pyridoxamine 5'-phosphate oxidase family protein, with protein MNSHTDPIIKLTFDECWELLADEIVGRLALVVDAHPEIFPINYILQRRSIAFRTAGGTKLWSAASERPAALEIDGYDPGTEQAWSVVVRGDTELIEDQAERDAVDALHLEPWQPGDKNFYIRLTPRALTGRRFRVNKPDVWNTRATDRRRASFE; from the coding sequence ATGAACTCGCACACGGATCCGATCATCAAATTGACCTTTGACGAATGCTGGGAGTTGCTCGCTGACGAAATCGTGGGCCGCCTGGCACTTGTGGTGGATGCCCATCCCGAGATCTTCCCCATCAACTACATCCTGCAGCGCAGGAGCATTGCCTTCCGCACCGCCGGCGGGACCAAGCTGTGGAGCGCGGCGTCGGAGCGGCCGGCGGCGCTTGAAATCGACGGCTACGATCCCGGTACCGAGCAGGCCTGGAGCGTCGTGGTGCGAGGCGATACGGAGTTGATCGAAGACCAGGCTGAAAGGGATGCCGTGGACGCCCTTCACCTGGAACCGTGGCAGCCCGGGGACAAGAACTTTTACATCCGGCTGACCCCGCGGGCGCTCACCGGCCGCCGGTTCCGGGTCAACAAACCGGACGTCTGGAACACCCGGGCCACGGACCGGCGCCGCGCGTCCTTCGAATAA
- a CDS encoding acetyl-CoA C-acyltransferase, which produces MSNDARIPVILGGARTPFGKFRGGLSGLSSSELGAHAIRHALARTGVAPEQIQAVIVGQVIQAGAGQGPARQASLAAGIGWDVPTVTINKLCLSGLTAVIDAARMIRAGEADFIVAAGQESMTNAPHLLPRLRAGVAIGDAALLDSLNFDGLQDPRSGELMGSATDAGNARLGIGREDQDAVAARSHQRAEAARAAGILAAEIAPVEMPQRRGPAVVIDADEGIRADTTPAGLAALKPAFSTADSATITAGSSSPLSDGAAAVIVASKAAAKAAGLAWIAEIGSHGQTAGPDGSLHSQPSRAIERALKLEGLAVGELDLIEVNEAFASVVLQSAKDLGIDAEQINADGGAIALGHPVGASGARLVLHQALALQRRGGGTGVVALCGGGGQGEALILKA; this is translated from the coding sequence ATGAGCAACGATGCCCGTATTCCCGTCATCCTGGGCGGCGCCCGCACCCCGTTCGGCAAGTTCCGCGGCGGGCTTTCAGGCCTCTCCTCAAGCGAACTGGGCGCCCACGCCATCCGCCACGCCCTGGCGCGGACCGGAGTCGCTCCGGAACAGATCCAGGCCGTCATCGTGGGCCAGGTGATCCAGGCCGGTGCCGGCCAGGGACCCGCACGGCAGGCCAGCCTCGCGGCAGGGATCGGCTGGGATGTGCCCACCGTAACCATCAACAAACTGTGCCTGTCCGGGCTGACCGCCGTGATCGACGCCGCCCGGATGATCCGCGCCGGGGAGGCCGACTTCATTGTGGCAGCGGGCCAGGAATCGATGACCAACGCCCCGCACCTGCTGCCCAGGCTCCGTGCCGGCGTGGCAATCGGCGACGCTGCGCTGCTGGATTCCTTGAATTTCGACGGCCTGCAGGACCCCCGTTCCGGTGAACTGATGGGTTCCGCCACCGACGCCGGGAACGCCCGGCTTGGCATCGGCAGGGAGGACCAGGACGCCGTCGCAGCCCGTTCCCATCAGCGCGCGGAAGCCGCCCGGGCGGCCGGCATCCTGGCCGCGGAGATCGCTCCGGTTGAAATGCCGCAACGCCGCGGCCCCGCCGTCGTGATTGATGCGGACGAGGGAATCCGGGCAGATACGACGCCGGCGGGGCTTGCCGCCCTGAAGCCGGCCTTCTCCACAGCGGACTCAGCCACCATCACCGCAGGGTCCTCCTCGCCGCTCTCCGACGGCGCGGCCGCCGTGATTGTGGCCAGCAAGGCCGCGGCGAAAGCGGCAGGACTGGCGTGGATCGCGGAAATCGGCAGCCACGGCCAGACCGCTGGACCGGACGGTTCGCTGCACTCCCAGCCTTCACGAGCGATTGAACGTGCCCTGAAACTGGAGGGGCTCGCCGTCGGGGAACTGGACCTCATCGAGGTCAACGAAGCCTTCGCCTCGGTGGTGCTGCAGTCCGCCAAGGACCTGGGCATCGACGCCGAACAGATCAACGCCGACGGCGGCGCCATCGCCTTGGGGCATCCGGTGGGTGCGTCGGGGGCGCGCCTGGTGCTGCACCAGGCCCTGGCACTGCAACGCCGCGGCGGCGGCACCGGCGTGGTTGCCCTGTGCGGCGGCGGCGGACAGGGCGAGGCGCTGATCCTCAAGGCCTGA
- a CDS encoding long-chain fatty acid--CoA ligase, translating to MDTLLTAEEGFGTISVAAILAESAARFPESAALVVGEERVTYSELWEQTRAYAGALRDRGVGHASRVALLMPNVPDFARVYYAVLALGGVVVPLHALLKAREIEYVLRDSGAQLLVCAGPLLEEGAKGAAAAGIDIVTVLVPEGTGAAARLETEAAGAEPISTWLPLRPSETATILYTSGTTGQPKGALGSHFALVEQTNTLLTSTFDLRRGDVIFGGLPMFHTFGQTCVLNSGLRAGAAIVMLPKFSGEAALNALARHNINIFFGVPTMYIALLEAARTNPGRSNALRYCISGGASLPVAVMDRFKAEFRSDIYEGYGLTETSPVATFNHVGKSPRPGTVGQAIWGVQVEIARADIQNAIELLPSGELGELVVRGHNLFKGYLNRHEATAEAMVDGWFRTGDLGTKDGEGYLRILDRKKEMIIRNGFNVYPREVEEVLSRHAAVLSVAVYGVPDETHGQEVAAAVVLNPGSSASIDELRDFAASELAAYKYPRIITLVTEFPTGPSGKVLKRELTARHQAP from the coding sequence ATGGACACTTTACTTACTGCCGAAGAGGGTTTCGGGACCATCTCCGTGGCCGCGATACTGGCTGAATCAGCCGCCCGTTTCCCGGAGTCCGCGGCCCTCGTGGTAGGCGAGGAGCGGGTGACCTACAGCGAACTCTGGGAACAGACTCGCGCCTATGCCGGTGCGTTGCGGGACCGGGGCGTGGGCCACGCAAGCCGCGTGGCCCTGCTGATGCCCAACGTACCTGATTTCGCCCGGGTCTACTACGCGGTCCTCGCGCTGGGCGGCGTGGTGGTGCCATTACATGCGCTGCTGAAGGCCAGGGAGATCGAGTACGTGCTGCGCGACAGTGGCGCGCAGCTGCTCGTCTGCGCCGGGCCGCTCCTTGAAGAAGGTGCCAAAGGCGCCGCAGCCGCGGGTATCGACATCGTCACAGTGCTGGTGCCGGAGGGGACCGGGGCCGCCGCTCGGCTGGAGACAGAAGCGGCAGGAGCCGAGCCCATAAGTACGTGGCTGCCGCTGCGGCCGTCCGAGACGGCTACGATTCTCTACACATCGGGAACCACCGGCCAACCCAAGGGCGCCTTGGGCAGCCACTTCGCCCTGGTTGAGCAGACAAATACGCTGCTGACCAGCACGTTCGACCTACGCCGCGGTGACGTCATCTTCGGCGGACTGCCGATGTTCCACACCTTCGGCCAGACGTGCGTCCTGAATTCGGGGCTCCGGGCGGGGGCCGCCATCGTGATGCTGCCCAAATTCAGCGGCGAAGCAGCCCTGAATGCCCTGGCCCGCCACAACATCAACATCTTCTTCGGCGTGCCCACCATGTACATCGCCCTGCTCGAAGCCGCCCGCACCAACCCCGGCCGGTCCAATGCCCTGCGGTACTGCATCTCCGGCGGCGCGTCGCTGCCGGTGGCGGTGATGGACAGGTTCAAGGCGGAATTCCGCTCGGATATCTACGAAGGCTATGGCCTGACCGAGACGTCCCCGGTTGCCACCTTCAACCATGTCGGAAAATCACCGCGGCCCGGAACGGTAGGACAGGCCATTTGGGGTGTCCAAGTGGAGATCGCGCGGGCGGACATCCAAAATGCCATCGAACTGCTGCCTTCGGGCGAGTTAGGCGAACTGGTGGTCCGGGGGCACAACCTCTTCAAGGGCTACCTCAATCGCCACGAAGCAACTGCCGAGGCGATGGTGGACGGCTGGTTCCGGACCGGCGATCTGGGCACCAAGGACGGGGAAGGCTACCTCCGGATCCTGGACCGGAAGAAGGAGATGATTATCCGGAACGGCTTTAACGTCTACCCGCGGGAGGTGGAGGAAGTCCTCAGCCGGCACGCGGCGGTCCTCAGCGTTGCCGTCTATGGCGTCCCCGACGAAACACACGGGCAGGAGGTGGCGGCCGCCGTCGTCCTTAATCCGGGCAGCAGCGCCAGCATTGATGAGCTGCGGGACTTCGCCGCGTCGGAACTTGCCGCCTACAAGTATCCGCGGATCATCACCCTGGTCACGGAATTCCCTACCGGTCCCAGCGGCAAGGTCCTCAAGCGGGAACTCACCGCCCGTCACCAGGCCCCGTAA